Proteins found in one Deinococcus terrestris genomic segment:
- a CDS encoding HpcH/HpaI aldolase/citrate lyase family protein: protein MSVRPWRSVLYVPGDKPRAVEKARTLGADAVILDLEDAVAPEHKDAARENVAAALRTPWPCPVLVRVNGLGTPWEHADRELALRAGADGLVLPKVEDAATVRDLHLRVPLWAMIETPTGVLHAAGIAAAPGVAGLIVGANDLARALRTRPDPARTPLLHALSAVVLAARAHGKVPLDAVYNDVRDPEGFERECGQGRTLGFSGKTVIHPGQIEIANRALGVSEVEAEAARGLIAAWTQARQEGRSVATYRGALVEQMHVDEAQETLALWEAARTDRPLA, encoded by the coding sequence GTGAGCGTTAGGCCGTGGCGCTCGGTGCTGTACGTGCCGGGTGACAAGCCCCGCGCCGTGGAAAAGGCCCGCACGCTGGGCGCGGACGCGGTGATTCTCGACCTGGAGGACGCCGTCGCACCCGAGCACAAGGACGCCGCCCGTGAGAACGTGGCCGCCGCGCTGCGGACGCCGTGGCCCTGTCCCGTGCTGGTGCGGGTCAACGGCCTGGGCACCCCCTGGGAACACGCCGACCGCGAGCTGGCCTTGCGGGCCGGAGCCGACGGGCTGGTGCTGCCCAAGGTGGAGGACGCCGCCACCGTGCGCGACCTGCACCTGCGCGTGCCCCTCTGGGCCATGATCGAGACGCCGACCGGCGTGCTGCACGCCGCCGGGATCGCCGCCGCCCCCGGCGTGGCGGGCCTGATCGTGGGGGCGAATGACCTCGCGCGGGCGCTGCGGACCCGGCCCGACCCCGCCCGGACGCCGCTGCTGCACGCCCTCTCGGCGGTGGTCCTCGCCGCCCGCGCTCACGGCAAGGTGCCGCTGGACGCCGTCTACAACGACGTGCGCGACCCCGAAGGCTTCGAGCGAGAATGCGGACAGGGCCGCACGCTGGGCTTTTCCGGCAAGACGGTCATTCATCCGGGTCAGATCGAGATTGCCAACCGGGCCTTAGGGGTGTCGGAGGTGGAAGCGGAGGCGGCACGGGGCCTGATCGCGGCGTGGACCCAGGCAAGGCAAGAAGGGCGCAGCGTGGCGACCTACCGGGGCGCCCTAGTCGAGCAGATGCACGTAGACGAGGCCCAGGAGACACTCGCCCTCTGGGAGGCGGCGAGGACTGACCGACCTCTTGCTTAA
- a CDS encoding NUDIX domain-containing protein: MSDPRHVVLCGVLVREGRVLLCHRRADRAWYPDVWDLPGGHTEAGESPQATLSRELREELGTEVRQASLLRREVTPEADLSFWLVESWTGTPANLAPEEHDEVAWFTLEEAGALRLADAFYPELLAQALGADSSRSP; this comes from the coding sequence GTGAGCGACCCTCGGCATGTCGTCCTGTGCGGGGTGCTCGTGCGGGAAGGCCGCGTGCTGCTGTGCCACCGCCGCGCCGACCGGGCGTGGTACCCAGACGTGTGGGACCTTCCCGGTGGGCACACGGAGGCGGGCGAATCCCCGCAGGCGACCCTGTCCCGTGAGCTGCGCGAGGAACTGGGCACCGAGGTTCGCCAGGCTTCCCTCTTGCGCCGGGAGGTGACGCCAGAGGCCGACCTCTCCTTCTGGCTGGTGGAAAGCTGGACGGGCACACCGGCGAATCTGGCACCCGAAGAACACGATGAGGTCGCGTGGTTCACCCTGGAGGAGGCCGGGGCGCTCAGGTTGGCCGACGCCTTCTATCCCGAGCTGCTCGCACAAGCTCTCGGCGCTGACTCCTCCCGGTCCCCTTAA
- a CDS encoding carbohydrate kinase yields MPPSLTDRERDLLTLIREAPLSTPEELARRLGTSRGAVNVHVSNLIRKGALLGRGYVVAPDAAPYVVVFGGANMDIKARTLAPAVPGTSNPGTGTQAPGGVARNIAENLARLGVDTRLIAAVGRDPHGDLLLRETEAAGVDVRSVLRLDGPTGTYTAVLDDRGELLIAVAAMGSMDALTPAAVQERRGVLRGAAWVVADGNLSPDTLTHLLSLCTEAGVPVVFEPVSEPKAARLLPALASGLPPHTVTPNVGELGALVGRAVPDTLETLRDAASELHGQGIDTVWVRRGERGSLLSGPEGVAELPALPADVADVTGAGDAMLAAYLAALLGGADPEEAARHGHAAAALTVESPHTVSPTLTPAAVRSRLGRPQP; encoded by the coding sequence ATGCCCCCGTCCCTGACCGACCGTGAACGCGACCTGCTGACCCTGATCCGCGAGGCCCCGCTGAGCACGCCGGAGGAACTCGCCCGGCGGCTGGGCACCTCGCGGGGGGCGGTGAACGTGCATGTCAGCAACCTGATCCGCAAGGGGGCGCTGCTGGGGCGCGGGTACGTGGTGGCCCCCGACGCTGCCCCCTACGTGGTCGTGTTCGGCGGAGCGAACATGGACATCAAGGCCCGGACGCTCGCGCCCGCCGTACCTGGCACCAGCAATCCCGGTACGGGGACCCAGGCCCCCGGCGGCGTGGCCCGCAATATCGCCGAGAACCTTGCGCGGCTGGGGGTGGACACGCGCCTGATTGCGGCGGTGGGCCGTGACCCCCACGGCGACCTGCTGCTGCGCGAGACGGAAGCGGCGGGGGTGGACGTGCGCTCGGTCCTGCGTCTGGACGGGCCGACAGGCACCTACACGGCCGTGCTGGACGACCGGGGCGAACTGCTGATCGCCGTCGCCGCGATGGGAAGCATGGACGCGCTGACCCCCGCCGCCGTGCAGGAACGCCGGGGGGTGCTGCGCGGGGCCGCCTGGGTCGTCGCGGACGGCAACCTGAGTCCCGACACGCTCACGCACCTGCTCTCCCTCTGCACCGAGGCGGGCGTCCCAGTCGTCTTCGAGCCGGTCAGCGAACCCAAGGCCGCGCGGCTGCTCCCGGCGCTGGCCTCGGGCCTCCCCCCCCACACCGTCACCCCGAATGTCGGGGAACTCGGGGCGCTGGTGGGCCGGGCGGTCCCGGACACGCTGGAGACCCTCCGGGACGCGGCGAGCGAACTGCACGGCCAGGGCATCGACACCGTGTGGGTGCGCCGGGGCGAACGCGGAAGCCTGCTCTCCGGCCCGGAGGGCGTGGCCGAACTCCCCGCCCTGCCTGCCGACGTGGCCGACGTGACAGGCGCAGGGGACGCGATGCTCGCCGCGTATCTCGCCGCGCTGCTGGGCGGGGCCGACCCGGAGGAGGCCGCCCGGCACGGCCACGCCGCCGCTGCCCTCACGGTCGAAAGCCCGCACACCGTCTCCCCCACCCTCACCCCCGCCGCCGTGCGCTCGCGCCTCGGGCGCCCGCAACCCTGA
- a CDS encoding bactofilin family protein, producing the protein MGTAERGDWLDLLRREADGELTGAERAQVAALSHDPEFGRLRASLTHAETLLRMLEPPRPAHSLAPDLASEIAWSAHLTAGALPAPSRRIAAEVAREVGLSARLGTLPPPATRSVAPAVASEVAWSAALRSGPVLPGSLAAAVTARIGADARGAVPTPSAPPPRPHNPAPTLLVGGLLVGLTLLGVTEAWPGLAAGADVLQGLVAGLSPLVGLGMGLLLLVSALIVWKPTPAVQRLGAGGFVLSAALTLPPLYQAAQHSGITLGQTRTVGGPVAGNVIVVGGDVRLLPGARVEGEVVTLFGDVRRAPGAEVRGQVHALLGRAPGDATAQQTPPPTGLGLATASAFRPLLGWLGGAAWGPVFLALTAGALGLLFVTGAAPLLARRQRHAPLRTLALGVLALAALIGPALALALSGLLVPSLFALAAAFLLIATGLSVSAYDAGRVLACRFRLPQPDAVGSVLGLGVLALCLAVPPLALVVALVGGAWGAGTLLLTRGGADAGRSLTA; encoded by the coding sequence ATGGGGACGGCAGAGCGGGGAGACTGGCTCGACCTGCTGCGCCGCGAGGCCGACGGTGAACTCACCGGGGCCGAGCGGGCGCAGGTCGCCGCGCTGTCGCACGACCCCGAGTTCGGGCGCTTGCGGGCGAGTCTGACCCACGCCGAGACGCTGCTGCGGATGCTGGAGCCGCCCCGGCCTGCCCACTCCCTGGCCCCCGACCTGGCCTCCGAGATCGCCTGGAGTGCCCATCTGACGGCCGGTGCCCTCCCCGCGCCGTCCCGCCGGATCGCCGCTGAGGTCGCGCGGGAGGTGGGGCTGTCGGCCCGGCTGGGCACCCTGCCCCCACCCGCGACGAGGTCGGTGGCCCCGGCCGTGGCGAGTGAGGTCGCCTGGAGCGCGGCGCTGCGTTCTGGCCCAGTCCTGCCCGGCTCGCTGGCCGCCGCTGTCACGGCCCGCATCGGTGCGGACGCGCGGGGAGCGGTGCCCACGCCTTCCGCCCCCCCACCCCGCCCGCACAACCCCGCCCCCACCCTGCTGGTGGGGGGCCTGCTGGTGGGCCTGACGCTGCTGGGAGTCACCGAGGCGTGGCCCGGCCTCGCGGCGGGGGCCGACGTGCTTCAGGGCCTGGTTGCCGGACTCTCGCCACTGGTGGGGCTGGGTATGGGGCTGCTGCTCCTGGTCAGTGCCCTGATCGTCTGGAAGCCCACGCCCGCCGTACAGCGGCTGGGCGCCGGGGGTTTCGTGCTGTCGGCGGCGCTGACCCTGCCGCCGCTTTACCAGGCCGCGCAGCACAGCGGCATCACCCTGGGGCAGACCCGGACCGTGGGGGGGCCAGTCGCGGGCAACGTGATCGTGGTGGGCGGCGACGTGCGGCTGCTGCCTGGCGCACGGGTGGAGGGCGAGGTCGTGACCCTCTTCGGGGACGTGCGGCGGGCGCCCGGCGCCGAGGTGCGCGGCCAGGTCCACGCCCTGCTGGGCCGGGCACCGGGGGACGCGACCGCGCAGCAGACCCCGCCCCCCACCGGGCTGGGACTGGCGACGGCCTCGGCTTTCCGGCCCCTGCTGGGCTGGCTGGGCGGGGCGGCGTGGGGACCGGTCTTCCTGGCGCTGACGGCGGGCGCCCTGGGCCTGCTGTTCGTGACGGGCGCCGCACCGCTGCTGGCCCGGCGGCAGCGCCACGCCCCGCTGCGGACCCTGGCGCTGGGGGTGCTGGCCCTCGCGGCCCTGATCGGCCCGGCCCTCGCGCTGGCGCTGAGCGGGCTGCTGGTGCCGAGCCTGTTCGCCCTCGCGGCGGCCTTCCTGCTGATCGCCACCGGCCTGAGCGTCAGCGCCTATGACGCCGGGCGGGTGCTGGCCTGCCGGTTCCGCCTTCCGCAGCCCGACGCAGTGGGCAGCGTGCTGGGTCTGGGGGTGCTGGCCCTGTGTCTCGCCGTTCCGCCGCTGGCCCTGGTGGTGGCCCTTGTCGGCGGGGCCTGGGGCGCCGGGACCCTGCTGCTCACGCGGGGCGGCGCGGACGCTGGGCGCAGCCTGACCGCCTGA
- a CDS encoding helix-turn-helix domain-containing protein yields MKLHERLRELRSERGLRLKDVAESAGISVPYLSDLERGRTNPSLETLQTLAGAYTITVHDLLEGVEFYGDSTEGALPKGLADLVADPTLGAQLTPDWIRTLSRIELRGKRPRDKGDWYEIYLHLKRILG; encoded by the coding sequence ATGAAACTGCATGAACGGCTCCGCGAACTGCGCAGCGAACGCGGGCTGCGGCTCAAGGACGTCGCCGAGAGCGCCGGAATCAGCGTGCCCTATCTCAGCGACCTGGAGCGGGGCCGCACCAATCCCAGCCTGGAGACCCTCCAGACGCTGGCCGGGGCGTACACCATCACGGTCCATGACCTGCTGGAAGGCGTCGAGTTCTACGGCGACTCCACCGAGGGGGCGCTGCCCAAGGGCTTGGCCGACCTGGTGGCCGACCCCACCCTGGGTGCCCAGCTCACGCCCGACTGGATCCGGACCCTGTCGCGCATCGAGTTGCGTGGCAAGCGGCCCCGCGACAAGGGCGACTGGTACGAGATCTACCTGCATCTCAAGCGAATCCTGGGCTAA
- a CDS encoding pseudouridine-5'-phosphate glycosidase, producing the protein MPTYAPLRPEVAALTDLHPEVADALAGGQPVVALESTIISHGMPYPQNVEMARGVEAVVREHGAIPATVAVLGGRLKVGLTPDELELLATDRNVQKISTRDLPVTVALGRHGATTVASTMRIASLVGIRVFATGGTGGVHRGAGETMDISADLTELARTDVCVVSAGVKSILDIGLTLEVLETQGVPAITLGSEEFPAFYSRRSGFASPLTVASEAEAARVLHAKWSLGLRGGVLLANPIPEEAEIPAEEITPHIERALADMAALGLTGKETTPYLLGRIVEITEGRSLAANIALVRHNAAVAARVASAYAALRA; encoded by the coding sequence ATGCCTACCTATGCCCCCCTCCGCCCCGAAGTTGCCGCCCTGACCGACCTCCACCCCGAGGTCGCCGACGCGCTCGCGGGCGGCCAGCCCGTCGTCGCCCTGGAAAGCACCATCATCAGCCACGGGATGCCCTACCCCCAGAACGTCGAGATGGCGCGGGGCGTGGAGGCCGTCGTGCGCGAGCACGGGGCCATTCCCGCCACGGTCGCCGTGCTGGGTGGGCGCCTCAAGGTGGGCCTGACGCCCGACGAGCTGGAGCTGCTGGCGACCGACAGGAACGTGCAGAAGATCAGCACCCGCGACCTCCCCGTCACGGTGGCGCTCGGGCGGCACGGGGCGACCACGGTGGCGTCCACCATGCGGATCGCTTCGCTGGTGGGCATCCGGGTCTTCGCCACCGGAGGCACGGGCGGCGTGCACCGGGGGGCGGGCGAGACGATGGACATCAGCGCCGACCTGACCGAACTCGCCCGTACCGACGTGTGCGTGGTGAGCGCCGGGGTCAAGAGCATCCTCGACATCGGCCTCACGCTGGAGGTCCTCGAAACCCAGGGCGTGCCCGCCATCACGCTGGGCAGTGAGGAGTTCCCGGCCTTCTACTCGCGCCGCAGCGGCTTCGCCTCCCCGCTGACGGTCGCCTCGGAGGCCGAAGCTGCCCGCGTCCTGCACGCCAAGTGGTCGCTGGGGCTGAGGGGCGGCGTGCTGCTCGCCAACCCGATTCCCGAAGAGGCTGAGATCCCCGCTGAGGAAATCACCCCCCACATCGAGCGGGCGCTCGCGGACATGGCCGCCCTGGGGCTGACGGGCAAGGAGACGACGCCGTACCTGCTGGGCCGCATCGTGGAGATCACGGAGGGCCGCAGCCTCGCGGCCAACATCGCGCTCGTGCGGCACAACGCGGCGGTGGCGGCGCGGGTGGCGTCGGCCTACGCGGCGTTGCGGGCGTGA
- a CDS encoding glucose-1-phosphate thymidylyltransferase produces MKAIIPAAGLGTRLRPLTYTRPKPVLPVAGAPIIVHALRTLLAAGISEVGIIVSDATRAEIEQTLEQAPGAHVTLIDQHEQLGLGHAVLTAREWVGGDNFCVYLGDNLFEHGVRPFIERFEAEGPAAVIALVEVADPTAFGVAELDGDRITRLVEKPKNPPSNMAVAGLYCFTPQVFGVLDGMPASARGEYEITDAIQGLIERGERVLGQRVEGWWKDTGRPADLLDANRLLLEQITPDVQGEVEESRLTGRVIVPASARVIRSKIVGPVLLGEGVVVEDAYIGPFTSVGRESVIRHAEVEHSVVDAEARIENVHTRLQDCLLGVRAQVRGGRTVPSTHKLTISDGSIVELA; encoded by the coding sequence ATGAAAGCGATCATTCCGGCCGCTGGCCTGGGCACCCGCCTGCGTCCCCTCACCTATACCCGCCCCAAGCCGGTGCTGCCGGTGGCGGGGGCGCCCATCATCGTGCACGCGCTGCGGACCCTGCTGGCCGCCGGAATCTCCGAGGTCGGCATCATCGTCTCGGACGCCACCCGCGCCGAGATCGAACAGACGCTGGAGCAGGCCCCCGGCGCCCACGTCACCCTGATCGACCAGCATGAGCAGCTCGGGCTGGGGCACGCCGTCCTGACGGCCCGCGAGTGGGTGGGCGGGGACAACTTCTGCGTGTACCTGGGTGACAACCTGTTTGAACACGGGGTGCGGCCCTTTATCGAGCGCTTCGAGGCCGAGGGGCCAGCGGCCGTGATCGCCCTGGTGGAGGTGGCCGACCCCACCGCCTTCGGGGTGGCCGAACTCGACGGCGACCGTATCACCCGGCTGGTGGAAAAGCCCAAGAATCCGCCCAGCAACATGGCGGTGGCGGGGCTGTACTGCTTTACCCCGCAGGTGTTCGGGGTGCTCGACGGCATGCCCGCCTCGGCACGGGGCGAGTACGAGATCACCGACGCCATCCAGGGCCTGATCGAGCGCGGCGAGCGGGTGCTGGGGCAGCGGGTGGAGGGCTGGTGGAAGGACACCGGGCGCCCCGCCGACCTGCTGGACGCCAACCGCTTGCTGCTGGAGCAGATCACGCCCGACGTGCAGGGCGAGGTCGAAGAGTCGCGTCTCACCGGGCGGGTCATCGTGCCCGCCTCCGCGCGGGTGATCCGCAGCAAGATCGTGGGGCCGGTGCTGCTGGGCGAGGGCGTGGTCGTGGAGGACGCCTATATCGGCCCCTTCACCAGCGTGGGCCGGGAGAGCGTGATTCGCCATGCCGAGGTCGAACACAGCGTGGTGGACGCCGAAGCCCGCATCGAGAACGTCCACACCCGGCTTCAGGACTGCCTGCTCGGCGTGCGGGCGCAGGTGCGCGGGGGGCGCACGGTTCCGAGCACCCACAAGCTCACCATCTCGGACGGCAGCATCGTCGAGCTGGCCTGA
- the moaC gene encoding cyclic pyranopterin monophosphate synthase MoaC, which translates to MTGEAPGLTHFRDGEPRMVDVSAKAATARSATAEGWVRLPPEARAALQAGRTPKGDPLTVARLAGLAGSKRTADLVLLCHPIPVTGAEVTVTLEPEGVRVVATVHTTAPTGVEMEALTAVTVAALNVYDMLKASSKALTIDGVRLLYKAGGKSGDYAAPDHRPDPGTGAVPPA; encoded by the coding sequence GTGACCGGGGAGGCCCCCGGCCTCACCCACTTCCGGGACGGCGAACCGCGCATGGTGGACGTGAGTGCCAAGGCCGCCACCGCCCGCAGCGCCACCGCCGAGGGCTGGGTGCGCCTGCCCCCGGAAGCCCGCGCCGCACTGCAGGCGGGCCGCACTCCCAAGGGCGACCCCCTCACGGTCGCGCGGCTGGCGGGGCTGGCGGGCAGCAAACGCACCGCCGACCTCGTGCTGCTGTGTCATCCCATCCCCGTGACCGGGGCGGAGGTGACGGTCACCCTGGAACCGGAGGGCGTGCGCGTCGTGGCGACGGTCCACACCACGGCCCCGACCGGCGTGGAGATGGAAGCCCTGACCGCTGTGACGGTGGCGGCCCTGAACGTCTACGACATGCTCAAGGCGAGCAGCAAGGCGCTGACCATCGACGGCGTGCGCCTGCTGTACAAGGCTGGGGGCAAGAGCGGCGACTACGCGGCCCCCGACCACCGGCCGGACCCGGGAACCGGGGCGGTCCCACCCGCGTAA
- a CDS encoding VOC family protein, whose amino-acid sequence MRALETCLYVDDLDRAETFYSEVLGLSLFGKVAGRHLFYRLDGSMLLIFHPEASAQPGDVPPHAGKPGGHACLAIPGEETDGWQARLEGHGLRVTRYAWGNRGESLYFHDPAGNVLELAPASIWGLTLET is encoded by the coding sequence ATGCGTGCCCTGGAAACCTGCCTCTACGTGGACGACCTCGACCGGGCCGAGACCTTCTATTCGGAGGTGCTCGGCCTGTCCCTGTTCGGCAAAGTCGCGGGTCGGCACCTCTTCTACCGGCTCGACGGCTCCATGCTGCTGATCTTCCATCCGGAGGCCAGCGCCCAGCCCGGCGACGTGCCGCCGCACGCGGGCAAGCCGGGCGGACACGCCTGCCTCGCCATTCCGGGGGAGGAGACAGACGGGTGGCAGGCGCGGCTGGAGGGCCACGGCCTGCGCGTCACCCGTTACGCCTGGGGCAACCGGGGCGAGAGCCTGTATTTTCACGACCCCGCCGGAAACGTGCTGGAACTGGCCCCGGCGAGCATCTGGGGCCTTACGCTGGAGACATGA
- the lpdA gene encoding dihydrolipoyl dehydrogenase translates to MDAYDVMVIGGGPAGYVAAIRAAQLGFRVACVDAFERGGKASLGGTCLNVGCIPSKAMLDSSERFEMIQHDAAEHGIQVDGARVDLGKMLGRKEGVVDKLTGGIAYLFKKNKVTSFHGLGRLVRQDEGGWVVAVSENGGAGTEVVARHVIVATGSSPRELPLAPFGGHVVENSGALAFEQVPGKLGIIGAGVIGVELGSVWRRLGAQVTILEALPGFLMAADEAVSKEALKQFQKQGLEFHFGVNISAVEQDDSGVTVTYTEKEQEITARFDKLIVSIGRVPNTAGLGAEAVGLELDERGFVKVDGHYRTNLPGVYAVGDVIGGAMLAHKAEEEGVALAEMLAGQAGHVNYDVIPWVIYTSPEIAWAGLTEKQAKEKGHSVKAGQFPFSANGRALGHGDPRGFVKVVADADTDKILGVHMVGPNVSELIGETVAIMEFGGSAEDLARTVHAHPTLSEVVKEAALAADKRALHM, encoded by the coding sequence ATGGACGCATATGACGTGATGGTGATTGGCGGCGGCCCCGCCGGGTACGTGGCCGCGATCCGGGCCGCGCAGCTCGGCTTCCGGGTGGCCTGCGTGGACGCCTTCGAGCGTGGGGGCAAGGCTTCCCTCGGCGGCACCTGCCTCAACGTGGGCTGCATTCCCAGCAAGGCGATGCTGGATTCCAGCGAACGCTTCGAGATGATTCAGCATGACGCCGCCGAACACGGCATTCAGGTGGACGGCGCCCGCGTGGACCTCGGCAAGATGCTAGGCCGCAAGGAAGGCGTCGTGGACAAGCTCACCGGGGGCATCGCCTACCTGTTCAAGAAGAACAAGGTGACCTCCTTCCACGGCCTGGGCCGACTGGTCCGCCAGGACGAGGGCGGCTGGGTCGTCGCTGTCTCTGAAAACGGGGGGGCCGGGACCGAGGTCGTCGCCCGGCACGTCATCGTGGCGACGGGCAGCAGCCCCCGCGAGCTGCCGCTCGCACCCTTCGGCGGGCATGTGGTGGAAAACAGCGGGGCGCTCGCGTTCGAGCAGGTGCCGGGCAAGCTCGGCATCATCGGCGCGGGCGTGATCGGCGTGGAACTGGGCAGCGTGTGGCGCCGCCTGGGGGCGCAGGTGACCATTCTGGAGGCCCTGCCCGGCTTCCTGATGGCCGCTGACGAGGCCGTGAGCAAAGAAGCCCTCAAGCAGTTCCAGAAGCAGGGGCTGGAGTTCCACTTCGGCGTGAACATCAGCGCCGTGGAGCAGGACGACTCCGGCGTGACCGTCACTTACACGGAAAAGGAGCAGGAGATCACCGCCCGCTTCGACAAGCTGATCGTCTCCATCGGCCGGGTGCCCAACACGGCGGGCCTGGGTGCCGAGGCAGTCGGCCTGGAGCTGGACGAGCGCGGCTTTGTCAAGGTAGACGGGCACTACCGCACCAACCTCCCCGGCGTGTACGCCGTCGGGGACGTGATCGGCGGCGCAATGCTGGCCCACAAGGCCGAGGAGGAGGGCGTGGCCCTCGCCGAGATGCTGGCGGGGCAGGCCGGGCACGTGAACTACGACGTGATTCCCTGGGTGATCTACACCTCGCCCGAGATCGCCTGGGCGGGCCTAACCGAGAAACAGGCCAAGGAGAAGGGCCACAGCGTCAAGGCCGGGCAGTTCCCCTTCAGCGCCAACGGCCGGGCGCTGGGGCACGGCGACCCGCGCGGCTTCGTGAAGGTCGTCGCCGACGCGGACACCGACAAGATTCTGGGCGTTCACATGGTCGGCCCCAACGTCTCCGAGCTGATCGGGGAAACGGTCGCCATCATGGAGTTCGGCGGCAGCGCCGAGGACCTCGCCCGCACCGTGCACGCCCACCCCACCCTCTCGGAAGTGGTCAAGGAAGCGGCGCTGGCCGCCGACAAACGCGCCCTGCACATGTAA
- a CDS encoding YceD family protein, which yields MTDTPRIHLGTALRRDADAHAEGTLDHLTYEQGGEEQRLTFAEPAPYEIDVNPLGGGEMYLQGEFSPTLVMECARCLRDVPVPLELQLGTLLRYDPAVTLPHLEEAESGEDVLVFGDPDLDLSAYLAETALLAAPLSVLHAPDCLGLCQVCGHDLNEGPCEHSARVPVEEIDDLLGIPEGTVHAKQNPFAGLRDLKLPEGDE from the coding sequence ATGACCGACACGCCCCGCATTCACCTGGGAACCGCCCTGCGGCGCGACGCCGACGCGCACGCCGAGGGCACCCTCGACCACCTCACCTACGAGCAGGGCGGCGAGGAGCAGCGCCTCACCTTTGCCGAACCTGCCCCCTACGAGATCGACGTCAACCCGCTGGGCGGCGGCGAGATGTACCTCCAGGGCGAGTTCTCGCCCACGCTGGTCATGGAGTGCGCCCGCTGCCTGCGTGACGTGCCCGTGCCGCTGGAGTTGCAACTCGGCACCCTGCTGCGCTACGACCCCGCCGTCACCCTCCCCCACTTGGAGGAAGCTGAGAGCGGCGAGGACGTGCTGGTCTTCGGCGACCCCGACCTCGACCTCAGCGCCTACCTCGCGGAAACGGCGCTGCTGGCCGCCCCGCTGAGCGTGCTGCACGCCCCCGACTGCCTGGGGCTGTGCCAGGTGTGCGGCCACGACCTCAACGAGGGACCGTGCGAGCACAGCGCCCGCGTGCCGGTCGAGGAGATCGACGACCTGCTGGGCATCCCGGAAGGCACCGTGCACGCCAAGCAGAACCCCTTCGCGGGGCTGCGCGACCTGAAGCTGCCGGAAGGCGACGAGTGA